The Pseudofrankia inefficax genome window below encodes:
- the sigE gene encoding RNA polymerase sigma factor SigE: MDATSSTQAAQPTVASAQEATAWVPPSWDDVVREHGNRVYRLAYRLTGNAHDAEDLTQDVFVRVFRSLADYTPGTFEGWLHRITTNLFLDRMRRQQKIRFDALPEDTERLAGREASPEAVYAEAHLDADIEAALAALPPDFRAAVVLCDIEQLSYEEIAQTLGVKLGTVRSRISRGRAMLRAALADRAPRESRAVDLDEEAIAAVPAQLPDPVALLAPADSTPDPSPVPTSREGGTRPRGRRRRAAVNAGVEVGAESRA; the protein is encoded by the coding sequence CTGGACGCCACGTCGTCCACCCAGGCGGCCCAGCCCACGGTCGCGTCGGCGCAGGAGGCGACGGCCTGGGTGCCGCCGTCCTGGGATGACGTCGTGCGCGAGCACGGCAACCGGGTCTACCGGCTGGCCTACCGGCTCACCGGCAACGCGCACGACGCGGAGGACCTGACGCAGGACGTCTTCGTCCGGGTCTTCCGCTCGCTCGCCGACTACACGCCCGGCACCTTCGAGGGCTGGCTGCACCGGATCACCACGAACCTCTTCCTGGACCGGATGCGCCGGCAGCAGAAGATCCGGTTCGACGCGCTGCCGGAGGACACCGAGCGGCTGGCCGGTCGTGAGGCGAGCCCGGAGGCCGTCTACGCCGAGGCGCATCTGGACGCGGACATCGAGGCGGCCCTCGCCGCCCTGCCGCCGGACTTCCGGGCCGCCGTGGTGCTGTGCGACATCGAGCAGCTGTCCTACGAGGAGATCGCGCAGACGCTGGGCGTCAAGCTCGGCACCGTGCGCAGCCGGATCTCGCGCGGCCGGGCCATGCTGCGGGCGGCGCTCGCGGACCGTGCCCCACGTGAGTCGCGGGCCGTCGACCTCGACGAGGAGGCCATCGCGGCCGTGCCGGCCCAACTGCCGGACCCGGTGGCGCTGCTGGCCCCGGCCGACTCGACGCCCGACCCGTCCCCGGTGCCCACCAGCCGGGAAGGGGGAACGCGACCCCGAGGCCGCCGGCGGCGCGCCGCGGTCAACGCCGGCGTCGAGGTCGGCGCGGAGAGCCGGGCGTGA
- a CDS encoding MarR family winged helix-turn-helix transcriptional regulator: MLTQPTSLSEANATAVEDESAQNESATDEAGVTEVASDRVDARGMRAWRNLLRAHAQVTRVLEAELEEAHGLPLASYDVLVQLAETPDGALRMSELADAVLLSRSGLTRLVDRLVKEGLVERRSCPSDLRGTLAVLTPAGLARLRDASGTHLRGVARNVLSHYSPAELELLGDLLGRLATGDEAGGCGETAGAAGCGQTA, from the coding sequence ATGCTCACCCAGCCAACGTCCTTGTCCGAGGCCAACGCCACGGCCGTCGAGGACGAGTCCGCCCAGAACGAGTCAGCCACCGACGAGGCCGGCGTGACGGAGGTCGCGAGCGACCGGGTCGACGCCAGGGGGATGCGTGCCTGGCGGAATCTGTTGCGCGCGCACGCCCAGGTCACCAGGGTGCTCGAGGCCGAGCTGGAGGAGGCGCACGGCCTGCCGCTCGCGTCCTATGACGTCCTGGTCCAGCTGGCCGAGACCCCGGACGGCGCGCTGCGGATGAGCGAGCTCGCCGACGCGGTGCTGCTGTCGCGCAGCGGGCTGACGAGGCTGGTCGACCGGCTCGTCAAGGAGGGCCTGGTCGAGCGCCGGTCCTGCCCGTCCGACCTGCGCGGCACGCTGGCCGTGCTGACACCCGCCGGGCTGGCCAGGCTGCGCGACGCGTCCGGGACCCACCTGCGCGGGGTCGCGCGCAACGTGCTGTCGCACTACTCCCCGGCCGAGCTTGAGCTGCTCGGCGACCTGCTGGGCCGGCTGGCCACCGGCGACGAGGCGGGCGGCTGCGGCGAGACCGCCGGCGCCGCGGGCTGCGGCCAGACCGCGTAG
- a CDS encoding S1C family serine protease, giving the protein MGVTDGEPVGSDAAAPNALGRVAAQRAQALAGAVRAADLSGRPDPLGSRGSGARPVARTPSPALTSGPATTGSPGPGEPELDPADPLGLGAKPAAAVEPATPENRGPRTGKPEGPRPEVPKPAAPARPRRLEADATPAPVEPEAPAARGVPTVAQPTERDDPDEAAADQPTDNEPSGRPPRPQRPPWYRQTPAEPAPDDQDPAATEQAAATGQPAPAAPAGATTPAGTAAQAGSSRQPGATAQAGPAAQASSPTKAGSSVKAGPPAKAGRSADTKAEPAVRDSAGQVTDARSPSAAKPAPPRSPEPGAATSRARVQPISPQPGETTPWTPAVAGGGSAGRDQPAARAQTPRPPVAPPTERPTTDRSTTERPTTERPAHQHQHRRPPSEQAAVGRPSRGVPAVGTRVERVEPADRDEAQPAAANDGRRRRFSGRALATAALVAGVLGGLVGGGFAAWLAPHDAGSGGAGMIVSATVPVTGAGSVADVASKALPSVVTVEVQGHDGSTGAGVIIRSDGYILTNAHVIASATGGDKIVISRYQDVTQLPAHLVGQDPKTDLAVIKIDSGASLPAATLGQSAPLRVGDPVIAIGAPLGLSGTVTTGIVSALDRSPTEPVAGGATTVLAGAIQTDAAINPGSSGGPLLDALGQVIGINTAIGAVPGAPGGADGQTGSIGVGFAIPIDYARSIAQEIIQTGHATHPYLGVSADTVTAAAAASSGRVPGALIRDLDQGGPAASAGLRVGDVVTKIDGKTVTTADQLLETARLHHVGDRLSVSYVRAGHSATTQVTLAEQQS; this is encoded by the coding sequence GTGGGCGTGACCGACGGCGAGCCTGTGGGCAGCGATGCCGCCGCGCCGAACGCGCTGGGCCGGGTCGCGGCGCAACGTGCCCAGGCGCTCGCGGGGGCGGTACGGGCGGCGGACCTCTCCGGCCGGCCCGACCCGCTTGGCTCCCGGGGATCCGGCGCTCGCCCCGTGGCCCGGACGCCCAGCCCCGCCCTGACGTCCGGCCCGGCCACGACCGGTTCGCCGGGGCCAGGAGAGCCCGAGCTCGACCCGGCCGACCCGCTCGGCCTTGGCGCGAAGCCGGCCGCCGCCGTCGAGCCGGCCACACCCGAGAATCGCGGGCCGCGGACCGGTAAGCCCGAAGGTCCCAGGCCCGAGGTCCCCAAACCCGCGGCGCCGGCACGTCCCCGCCGGCTGGAGGCGGACGCCACGCCTGCCCCGGTGGAGCCCGAGGCTCCCGCGGCGCGAGGTGTACCGACGGTGGCGCAGCCCACCGAGCGGGACGACCCCGACGAGGCGGCGGCGGATCAACCGACTGACAACGAGCCGTCGGGGCGCCCGCCACGGCCGCAGCGGCCGCCCTGGTATCGCCAGACGCCCGCGGAGCCGGCGCCAGATGACCAGGACCCTGCGGCGACCGAGCAGGCCGCGGCGACCGGGCAGCCGGCGCCGGCGGCGCCGGCCGGGGCGACGACTCCGGCTGGGACGGCGGCCCAGGCCGGCTCGTCCCGCCAGCCAGGGGCGACGGCCCAGGCGGGACCGGCCGCGCAGGCCTCGTCCCCCACGAAGGCTGGGTCGTCCGTGAAAGCCGGGCCGCCCGCGAAGGCTGGGCGGTCGGCGGATACGAAGGCCGAGCCGGCCGTGCGGGACTCGGCTGGTCAGGTGACCGACGCGCGCTCGCCGTCCGCGGCGAAGCCCGCGCCGCCCAGGAGCCCCGAGCCCGGTGCCGCCACGTCGAGAGCGCGGGTCCAGCCGATCTCTCCTCAGCCGGGGGAGACGACGCCGTGGACGCCCGCGGTGGCGGGCGGCGGTTCGGCTGGTCGGGACCAGCCGGCGGCGCGGGCGCAGACACCTCGGCCGCCGGTCGCGCCGCCTACCGAGCGCCCCACAACCGACCGCTCCACAACCGAGCGCCCCACAACCGAGCGGCCTGCACACCAGCACCAGCACCGGCGGCCGCCGTCCGAACAGGCCGCGGTGGGACGGCCGTCCCGCGGCGTCCCGGCTGTCGGTACGCGGGTCGAGCGGGTCGAGCCGGCCGATCGGGACGAGGCGCAGCCCGCCGCCGCGAACGACGGACGCCGGCGACGGTTCAGCGGGCGGGCGCTCGCCACGGCCGCGCTCGTCGCCGGGGTGCTGGGCGGCCTGGTGGGTGGCGGGTTCGCCGCCTGGCTCGCGCCCCACGATGCCGGCTCCGGTGGCGCCGGAATGATCGTCAGCGCGACCGTGCCCGTGACCGGCGCGGGGTCGGTCGCCGACGTGGCCTCGAAGGCGCTGCCGTCGGTCGTCACCGTCGAGGTACAGGGCCACGACGGCAGCACCGGCGCCGGCGTCATCATCCGGTCGGACGGCTACATCCTCACCAACGCGCACGTCATCGCCTCCGCGACCGGCGGCGACAAGATCGTCATCAGCCGCTACCAGGACGTCACCCAACTGCCTGCGCACCTCGTCGGCCAGGATCCGAAGACCGATCTCGCCGTGATCAAGATCGATTCTGGCGCCTCGCTGCCGGCGGCGACGCTCGGCCAGTCGGCGCCGCTGCGGGTCGGCGACCCGGTGATCGCGATCGGCGCCCCGCTCGGCCTGTCCGGCACGGTCACCACCGGCATCGTGAGCGCGCTGGACCGCAGCCCGACGGAGCCGGTGGCCGGCGGGGCGACGACGGTTCTCGCCGGCGCGATCCAGACCGACGCGGCGATCAACCCGGGCAGCTCGGGCGGCCCGCTGCTGGACGCGCTCGGCCAGGTGATCGGCATCAACACCGCGATCGGCGCGGTTCCAGGTGCTCCCGGCGGCGCGGACGGGCAGACCGGCAGCATCGGCGTGGGCTTCGCGATCCCGATCGACTACGCCCGCTCGATTGCCCAGGAGATCATCCAGACGGGGCACGCGACCCATCCGTACCTCGGCGTGTCGGCCGACACCGTCACGGCGGCGGCCGCGGCCAGCAGCGGCCGGGTGCCGGGCGCGCTGATCCGCGATCTCGACCAGGGCGGCCCGGCCGCGTCGGCGGGCCTGCGGGTGGGCGACGTGGTGACGAAGATCGACGGCAAGACGGTCACGACCGCGGACCAGCTGCTGGAGACGGCCCGGCTGCACCACGTCGGCGACCGGCTGAGCGTCAGCTATGTCCGGGCCGGCCACTCCGCCACCACGCAGGTGACCTTGGCCGAGCAGCAGTCCTGA
- a CDS encoding Mrp/NBP35 family ATP-binding protein has product MSAPTSSSDAGVLPGSAQPTQEAVQAALATVLDPEIGKPITELDMVEAIQVRGDGSVDVVVLLTVSGCPMRDEITNRVDRAVRGVAGVTDVRVVLSVMSDAQRSGLHEKLRGGTPTRVIPFAQPGSLTRVYGVASGKGGVGKSSVTVNVAVAMAQSGLKVGVLDADIYGHSVPRMFGIDRGPTQVDKMIMPPQAHGVKVISTGMFTRGNAPVTWRGPMLHRALEQFLSDVFWGDLDVLLLDLPPGTGDIAISLAQLVPSSELLVVTTPQVAATEVAERAGTIAAQTRQNVVGVLENMAYLPCPHCDERIDLFGAGGGAAVAERLTTVLGHDVPLLAQIPLDVRLREGGDAGVPLVVSDPDCEASKQLRTVADRLGHRSRGLAGRSLNLSPSRGLAATPPHAH; this is encoded by the coding sequence TTGTCAGCTCCCACTTCCTCATCCGACGCCGGGGTCCTTCCTGGTTCGGCACAGCCAACCCAGGAAGCCGTTCAGGCGGCGCTGGCCACCGTGCTCGACCCCGAGATCGGCAAGCCGATCACCGAGCTGGACATGGTCGAGGCCATCCAGGTCCGTGGTGACGGGTCGGTCGACGTCGTGGTTCTGCTCACGGTGTCCGGCTGCCCGATGCGGGACGAGATCACCAACCGGGTCGACCGCGCCGTCCGCGGTGTCGCGGGGGTCACCGACGTCCGCGTCGTGCTGTCCGTGATGAGCGACGCGCAGCGGTCGGGCCTGCACGAGAAGCTGCGCGGCGGCACCCCGACGCGGGTGATCCCGTTCGCGCAGCCCGGTTCGCTCACGCGGGTCTACGGCGTGGCCAGCGGCAAGGGCGGCGTCGGCAAGTCGTCGGTCACCGTCAACGTGGCCGTCGCGATGGCCCAGTCGGGCCTGAAGGTCGGCGTCCTGGACGCGGACATCTACGGCCACTCGGTGCCCCGGATGTTCGGCATCGACCGGGGCCCGACGCAGGTCGACAAGATGATCATGCCGCCGCAGGCGCACGGCGTGAAGGTGATCTCCACGGGGATGTTCACCCGAGGCAACGCCCCGGTGACCTGGCGCGGGCCGATGCTGCACCGCGCGCTGGAGCAGTTCCTCTCCGACGTGTTCTGGGGCGATCTCGACGTCCTGCTGCTCGACCTGCCGCCCGGCACGGGCGACATCGCCATCTCCCTGGCGCAGCTGGTCCCGTCGTCGGAGCTGCTGGTCGTCACGACCCCGCAGGTCGCGGCCACGGAGGTCGCCGAGCGGGCCGGCACGATCGCCGCGCAGACCCGACAGAACGTGGTCGGCGTCCTCGAGAACATGGCCTACCTGCCCTGCCCGCACTGTGACGAGCGGATCGACCTGTTCGGGGCCGGCGGCGGCGCCGCGGTGGCCGAGCGGCTGACCACGGTGCTCGGCCACGACGTCCCGCTGCTGGCGCAGATCCCGCTGGACGTGCGGCTGCGCGAGGGCGGCGACGCCGGCGTGCCGCTGGTCGTGTCCGACCCGGACTGCGAGGCCAGCAAGCAGCTGCGGACGGTGGCCGACCGGCTCGGCCACCGCTCCCGTGGGCTTGCCGGCCGGTCGCTCAACCTGTCGCCGTCCCGGGGGCTGGCCGCGACGCCGCCCCACGCGCACTAG
- a CDS encoding MaoC family dehydratase, with product MQFGRYYEEFEVGAVYKHWPGKTVTEYDDHLFCLLTMNHHPLHLDAHYAEETTQFKRNVVVGNYVYSLLLGMSVADVSGKAIANLEVESLRHVKPVFHGDTIYGESTVLDKVESKSKDDRGIVTVETRGYNQDGVVVCVYRRKVMVPKRSYGEARGGEQPGRPVPAEA from the coding sequence ATGCAGTTCGGCCGGTACTACGAGGAGTTCGAGGTCGGTGCCGTCTACAAGCACTGGCCAGGCAAGACGGTCACGGAGTACGACGACCATCTGTTCTGCCTGCTCACGATGAACCACCACCCGCTGCACCTCGACGCGCATTACGCCGAGGAGACGACCCAGTTCAAGCGGAACGTCGTCGTCGGCAACTACGTCTACTCGCTGCTGCTGGGCATGTCGGTGGCCGATGTCTCCGGCAAGGCGATCGCGAACCTCGAGGTCGAGTCGCTGCGTCACGTCAAGCCGGTCTTCCACGGCGACACGATCTACGGCGAGTCCACCGTCCTGGACAAGGTCGAGTCGAAGAGCAAGGACGACCGGGGCATCGTCACCGTCGAGACCCGGGGCTACAACCAGGACGGCGTCGTCGTCTGCGTCTACCGGCGCAAGGTGATGGTCCCGAAGCGGTCCTACGGCGAGGCGCGCGGCGGCGAGCAGCCGGGCCGTCCGGTCCCGGCCGAGGCCTGA
- the tatB gene encoding Sec-independent protein translocase protein TatB, with protein MFNGLGWGEIAVLLVIGLFVFGPDKLPRVARDAGRLIRQLRQMATGVTNDLRAELGPEYADLDIRDLHPKTFVRKALLEDDDELFPSILDKHGKLDLFGDDTPSGPLLTKDRSPGGATSLSKNNGAKATTKASPSSPAAQPEPADTPWDTDAT; from the coding sequence GTGTTCAACGGGCTTGGATGGGGTGAAATCGCTGTCCTGCTGGTGATCGGACTGTTCGTCTTCGGTCCGGACAAGCTTCCCAGGGTGGCGCGCGATGCCGGCAGGCTGATTCGACAGCTCCGGCAGATGGCGACCGGGGTGACCAACGACCTGCGGGCGGAGCTGGGCCCGGAGTACGCCGATCTGGACATCCGGGACCTGCACCCGAAGACGTTCGTCCGCAAGGCGCTGCTGGAGGACGACGACGAGCTCTTCCCGTCGATCCTCGACAAGCACGGCAAGCTCGATCTTTTCGGTGACGACACCCCGTCGGGCCCGCTCCTGACGAAGGACCGGAGCCCCGGCGGCGCCACGTCGCTGTCGAAGAACAACGGCGCCAAGGCCACCACGAAGGCGAGCCCGAGCTCGCCCGCGGCCCAGCCGGAGCCCGCCGACACCCCCTGGGACACCGACGCGACCTGA
- a CDS encoding anti-sigma factor family protein: MTGHLGERLCPLVDGQLRHDDRDRALAHLAHCPTCRLQVAEYRRMKQRLAGLWDPALPDQLADRLRGLGVGLPGAGPAEGRGPDDLALVAGRRAAVLTQPRVPVAGPAHAVAFGPSPRQRLVLVGPPGRGDRTAPAGGLVRPGRMPPLVGGLVRPARRSRVRRTLISSAALMVLTVTGAAASDHASVAGGSPSNVRPSAPASQLPVANGGRATPQITPVSYALRR; this comes from the coding sequence GTGACGGGACACCTCGGCGAGCGGCTCTGCCCGCTCGTGGACGGCCAACTGCGGCACGACGATCGGGACAGGGCGCTGGCCCATCTGGCGCACTGCCCGACCTGCCGGCTACAGGTGGCCGAGTACCGCAGGATGAAGCAGCGGCTTGCCGGTCTCTGGGATCCGGCCCTGCCGGACCAGCTGGCCGATCGGCTGCGCGGGCTGGGCGTCGGCCTACCCGGCGCGGGGCCGGCCGAAGGCCGCGGTCCCGACGATCTCGCGTTGGTCGCGGGTAGGCGTGCCGCCGTTTTGACGCAGCCGCGGGTGCCTGTGGCGGGCCCGGCACACGCCGTCGCGTTCGGGCCGTCGCCGCGTCAGCGCCTGGTACTGGTCGGCCCGCCAGGACGGGGCGACCGGACGGCGCCCGCCGGTGGGCTCGTGCGCCCGGGGCGGATGCCGCCGCTCGTTGGCGGCCTGGTCCGGCCGGCTCGGCGGTCCCGGGTCCGCAGGACACTGATCAGCTCGGCGGCGCTCATGGTGCTCACAGTGACCGGTGCCGCCGCGTCGGACCACGCGAGCGTGGCCGGCGGCAGCCCGTCGAACGTTCGGCCGTCCGCCCCAGCCAGCCAGCTACCGGTGGCCAACGGCGGTCGGGCGACGCCGCAGATCACGCCCGTCTCCTACGCGCTGCGGCGCTGA